From one Deltaproteobacteria bacterium CG11_big_fil_rev_8_21_14_0_20_49_13 genomic stretch:
- a CDS encoding isoprenyl transferase has product MNPIPAHIAIIMDGNGRWAVSRGLPRVEGHRKGIEAVENITIACSDLGVKFLTLYAFSEENWDRPLEEVRALMGLMVEFLKLKKQKLIDNQIKFMTIGDNDRLPQEVRDVIKDVERATVHLSKTTMIVALSYGSRMELCRAIQRAVDAKVTEITPETLSPFLDTAGIPDPDLLIRTSGEHRVSNFLLWQIAYSEFYFTQKLWPDFSKEDLERAIKDYQNRERRFGKTSEQWQKG; this is encoded by the coding sequence ATGAATCCGATCCCGGCGCACATAGCGATAATCATGGATGGCAACGGCAGGTGGGCGGTTTCCCGCGGCCTTCCGCGCGTTGAAGGTCATCGCAAAGGAATTGAGGCCGTTGAGAACATCACGATCGCTTGTAGCGACCTGGGCGTTAAATTTCTGACCCTGTATGCTTTTTCCGAAGAGAACTGGGACAGGCCTCTTGAAGAGGTGAGGGCTCTAATGGGCCTCATGGTCGAGTTCTTAAAGCTAAAAAAACAAAAATTAATTGATAATCAGATAAAGTTCATGACCATTGGCGATAACGATCGCCTTCCGCAAGAGGTCCGCGATGTGATAAAAGATGTCGAAAGGGCCACGGTCCATCTAAGCAAGACGACGATGATAGTCGCCTTGAGCTACGGTTCCAGAATGGAGCTGTGCCGTGCCATTCAAAGGGCGGTTGATGCCAAGGTGACGGAGATAACACCCGAGACCCTTTCCCCATTTCTTGATACCGCAGGGATCCCCGATCCGGACCTTCTCATCAGGACCTCCGGTGAGCATCGTGTGAGCAATTTCCTTTTATGGCAGATAGCCTATTCCGAGTTCTACTTCACTCAAAAGCTCTGGCCCGATTTTTCAAAGGAAGACCTAGAAAGAGCGATAAAAGATTACCAGAACCGCGAACGCAGGTTCGGAAAGACGAGTGAACAATGGCAAAAAGGATAA
- a CDS encoding ribosome recycling factor — protein MVQKVITEAKGKMDRAMETLKMELSKMRTGRASTSILDDVRVEYYGQNVPLNQVSTLGVPDARLITIQPWEAGMVSVIEKAILKSGLGLNPNHDGKVIKLPIPPLNEERRKELVKYIKKLGEDSKVSIRNIRRDANEHIKKLEKSEHASEDDIKKGEKEIQKLTDDHIKLIDDTVTHKEKEIMTI, from the coding sequence ATGGTACAGAAGGTGATCACCGAGGCAAAGGGTAAGATGGACAGGGCGATGGAGACCCTCAAGATGGAACTCTCCAAGATGCGGACAGGACGGGCCTCAACCTCTATTTTAGATGATGTCCGTGTTGAATACTACGGCCAGAACGTGCCTCTCAACCAGGTATCAACCCTCGGCGTTCCCGACGCAAGGCTCATAACCATTCAGCCATGGGAAGCCGGCATGGTCTCTGTGATTGAAAAGGCCATTTTAAAATCGGGCCTAGGGTTAAATCCCAATCATGACGGAAAGGTCATTAAGCTTCCAATTCCGCCCCTAAATGAAGAGCGCAGGAAAGAGCTTGTGAAATATATTAAGAAGCTCGGCGAAGATTCCAAGGTCTCCATCAGGAACATCAGACGCGATGCCAACGAACATATCAAGAAACTTGAAAAATCGGAGCATGCCTCGGAAGACGATATTAAAAAGGGCGAAAAAGAGATCCAGAAGCTTACCGACGATCACATCAAACTCATAGACGATACGGTCACGCACAAAGAAAAAGAGATAATGACGATATAA
- a CDS encoding UMP kinase, with amino-acid sequence MNEGGSMKYKRVLLKLSGEAISGEDHFGIKPETVTELAKEIKDVASLGVQIAIVIGGGNIFRGLSDSAKDMDRSTADYMGMLATVINSLALQDALEHQGTPTRVMTAFPMQSIGEPYIRRRALRHLEKGRIVIFAGGTGNPYFSTDTAASLRAMEIHTDVILKGTKVDGVYDSDPVKNPKAVKFDKLSYLEVLKHGLKVMDATSISMCMDNNMPVVVFDLFNKGNLKKVAQGEKIGTMVS; translated from the coding sequence ATGAATGAAGGGGGGAGTATGAAATATAAACGCGTTCTACTGAAACTTTCCGGCGAAGCAATAAGCGGTGAGGACCATTTCGGCATAAAGCCGGAGACGGTCACGGAACTGGCGAAAGAGATAAAAGATGTGGCGTCGCTTGGCGTTCAGATCGCCATTGTAATAGGCGGCGGCAACATCTTTAGAGGTCTTTCAGATTCCGCCAAGGATATGGACCGTTCAACGGCCGATTATATGGGCATGCTTGCAACGGTCATTAACAGTCTCGCCCTTCAGGACGCCTTGGAACATCAAGGGACCCCCACAAGGGTAATGACGGCCTTCCCCATGCAGAGCATCGGCGAACCTTACATTCGCAGGCGCGCTTTGCGCCATCTTGAAAAGGGACGCATTGTTATATTCGCTGGCGGCACAGGCAACCCGTACTTCTCAACAGATACCGCGGCATCCCTAAGGGCTATGGAGATACACACCGACGTTATCCTTAAGGGAACAAAGGTGGATGGCGTCTACGACTCCGACCCGGTAAAGAACCCCAAAGCCGTTAAATTCGACAAACTTTCCTACCTTGAGGTGTTGAAGCATGGCCTTAAGGTGATGGACGCGACATCCATTTCCATGTGCATGGACAATAATATGCCGGTTGTTGTATTCGATCTGTTCAACAAGGGTAACCTTAAAAAAGTGGCGCAGGGCGAAAAAATCGGCACCATGGTAAGTTGA
- a CDS encoding elongation factor Ts, translating into MTISAETVKELRERTGAGMMDCKRALSDAGGDMEKAIDSLRKAGLAKAAKKASRSASEGLVGLKVENDVITMVEVNCETDFVCKTDDFQNFVKNVTSHVASTQPSDMDTLLASQMSGKKLNDLQTELIAKIGENLGIRRFAIKKAGAGVKVNNYVHAGSKIGVVALFEDPNNKLTDAAAKDVAMHVAAMNPQFVRRGDVPEDAIAREKEVFKGQMANEKKPPQVLEKIIEGKLNKYLSEICLEDQVFIRDPQGKQSVSNMLKALDPAIKIKEVVRFQVGEKA; encoded by the coding sequence ATGACAATTTCAGCTGAAACAGTAAAAGAGCTTCGCGAACGCACAGGCGCCGGTATGATGGACTGCAAACGGGCGCTTTCAGATGCGGGCGGAGATATGGAAAAGGCGATAGATTCGCTCCGCAAGGCGGGCCTTGCCAAGGCGGCAAAGAAGGCCTCGCGCTCGGCTTCCGAAGGTCTTGTAGGTCTCAAGGTAGAGAACGATGTCATCACGATGGTGGAGGTGAACTGCGAAACCGACTTCGTCTGCAAGACCGACGATTTCCAGAACTTCGTCAAGAACGTCACGAGCCACGTGGCTTCAACACAACCTTCCGACATGGACACCCTGCTTGCCAGCCAGATGAGCGGCAAGAAGTTGAACGATCTCCAGACTGAGCTGATAGCGAAGATCGGCGAGAACCTTGGCATAAGACGGTTTGCCATAAAGAAGGCGGGCGCAGGCGTTAAGGTGAATAATTATGTACACGCCGGTTCAAAGATCGGCGTTGTGGCCCTCTTCGAAGATCCCAATAACAAACTGACCGACGCGGCGGCGAAGGATGTTGCGATGCACGTTGCGGCCATGAACCCCCAGTTCGTAAGAAGGGGCGATGTTCCCGAAGACGCGATAGCCAGAGAGAAGGAAGTGTTCAAGGGTCAGATGGCGAACGAAAAGAAGCCGCCTCAGGTTCTGGAAAAGATAATCGAAGGAAAGCTCAATAAATATCTTTCCGAGATATGCCTTGAAGATCAGGTATTCATCCGCGACCCTCAGGGGAAGCAGAGCGTTAGCAACATGCTCAAGGCTCTTGACCCTGCCATCAAGATAAAAGAGGTCGTAAGGTTCCAGGTTGGAGAAAAGGCGTAA
- the rpsB gene encoding 30S ribosomal protein S2 gives MSELQVKDLLEAGCHFGHQTSRWNPKMKPFIFTVKSGVHIINLDRTMEAAMAAFKFVADQVALGNSVIFIGTKRQAQDLIRENAERVGQHYVNQRWLGGMLTNFKTIKASIDRLHSLYQRKEAGDFAKFSKKEALSMEREIEKFEHSLGGIKNMTKLPGVVFIVDPKTEHIALKEAQKLHIPVVAITDTNCDPDGIDFVVPANDDAIRSITLLVSYVAKACEEGLKRREATLREDAAKEASRPAPAAGEQGGRVREKKIEGKAKAYVAERPGDRRGGGRRGQGGHGTHGGPGGTRGHAHKSEKPVGEKKAPVVETKH, from the coding sequence ATGTCAGAACTCCAAGTAAAAGACCTTCTCGAGGCCGGTTGCCACTTCGGCCACCAGACGTCCAGATGGAACCCCAAAATGAAACCCTTCATCTTCACGGTGAAGAGCGGTGTTCATATCATCAACCTAGACAGAACGATGGAAGCCGCAATGGCAGCTTTTAAGTTCGTCGCCGATCAGGTGGCTCTGGGGAATTCCGTGATATTCATCGGAACAAAGAGGCAGGCGCAGGACCTTATCCGTGAGAACGCGGAAAGGGTGGGACAGCATTACGTCAATCAGCGCTGGTTGGGCGGCATGCTTACGAACTTCAAGACCATCAAGGCGTCTATCGACCGCCTGCATTCGCTCTATCAGCGCAAAGAGGCCGGCGATTTTGCCAAGTTCTCAAAGAAGGAAGCTCTTTCCATGGAGCGCGAGATCGAAAAGTTCGAACATTCTCTCGGCGGCATCAAGAACATGACAAAGCTTCCCGGAGTCGTCTTTATAGTCGATCCAAAAACTGAGCATATTGCTCTAAAAGAGGCGCAGAAGCTCCATATTCCGGTGGTTGCCATTACGGACACGAATTGTGACCCGGACGGCATCGATTTCGTGGTACCTGCAAACGATGACGCCATCCGTTCGATCACGCTTCTTGTCTCATATGTCGCCAAGGCCTGCGAAGAAGGCCTAAAACGCAGAGAAGCGACACTCAGGGAAGATGCGGCAAAAGAGGCCTCCAGACCCGCACCTGCCGCAGGGGAGCAGGGCGGACGCGTAAGAGAGAAGAAGATCGAAGGTAAGGCTAAAGCCTACGTTGCAGAGAGACCCGGCGACAGGAGAGGCGGTGGAAGAAGAGGTCAGGGAGGTCACGGAACCCACGGCGGCCCGGGCGGCACCAGGGGACATGCACATAAGAGCGAAAAGCCGGTTGGAGAGAAGAAAGCGCCGGTAGTGGAAACAAAACATTGA